TTAACTTGGTGTGACCTCCTctgatagggcaaaggtgggggcgCAGGGCTATGTACCAGATCTTGTAGGTCCTGGGCAGGGGTCATCAATACTACTCCTGCTGATGTCTAGGGTTTGGACATGCCTCTTCCCTACTCTTGCTGCAGgcccctcctcccccatcccatgGCTCCCTGGCCCCATAGACTTGGCTGTTGACTttgtgaactcaggtcctcatggctTGATTACCCCAAAACAGATTGtgatagatttatttttcatgttgtgTGTGGTCAAATGCTCCTCGGGTTGAGTGTGAAACTACAAAGATACTTGCTCTTatcaaaattggaaaaaaaagctCATATATTAAATTTCCAGCTGGCTTGAATTCAAGCTTTGTGACACTGGTAGCTGGTTACCCTAAGAACTGAGTCTCTTTTCAGAAACACACTCAGCATTTACCAATTTGTACGATTcattgtctctctggatgtcttagAACCACACACAAACCTCCTAGAATTATGGATGCTCAACAGCTGGACATGattcaggaattttttttgtattacatGACTGAAGCCCCCACTCAGGAGACCCTTGCTATCTAAAATTTATTCAGGACGTATAACTGCAGCTTTGTAGAACTACTTAGGCCCGAGCCTCCCTAGCAACATGGCACATTCAGTTCTTAACTCTTGAGAACTGTCAGCTAAGTATCCCTACATCCCAGGGAAAGATTTTGCTCAAAAATGGGTAACTAAGAGAGCCTGGAAAACATCTCAAAAAATGAGGTCAGAATTCTTTAGGGAAAACATGAGGAATAATAATTGTAGTTACCTAGAATATTGCAAGGCAGGTTTCTTCAGAGTGatgacataaaaacaataaataacctCAGTAAAGGCCATTTTCTTATCATGTTTCTTTGAAtggtttaaaacatttttttttagatttatttttaaaattttatgtacttgtatgtgtttatgtggaagtgtgtgtacatgagtactGTATGTGTTTATACAGAAGTATGTGCCTATACAGGCCAGAACAGGGTGTTGGACACCAGAACAGCAGTGTattattaaccactgagctattttgtCATAGTGAGATGAAACAAAATTTTCCTGTTATCCTTGTCAATACATGAAATTGAGACAATTGTTTTGTTGTAACATAATTTTTGCTCTTTAAATAGAAGTCAATACTGTGTGGCTCCCTTGTTACATagtgcttgctcagcatgcacaaaccccctgggtttgatctcagcATTACATAAATTAGGCAAGGTTTTACATGTCAATAATCCCAATGCTAGGGaaggggaagcaggaagatcaagtgttcaaacctggggctggggagatggttcagtagttcaGAGCAattactgcttttccagagttcCTGGGTTCcactctcagcacccatatggtagttTATAATCAtcactaattttcttttccaggGATATCCAATGCCCTCGCTTgatctctgagggcaccaggcagtGGTGTGGTGCACATGtctatgtgcaggcaaaacattcatatatacaaaataaataatatcaatctaaaaacaaatgaactggctggagagatggctcagcggttaagagctctgactgctcttccagaggtcgtgagttcaattcccagcaatggcattgtggctcacaaccacctgtaagggatctgatgcactcttctagtgtgagTCTGAAGATAgttgcagtgtactcatataagtaaaaataaataaaaaataaaaacaaatgaacaaaaaaccaaacaatccgatgcccttttctggtgtgtctgaagaaagcaatggtatattcatatacatgaaataaataaatatttaaaaaagaaaaaacaactgtAAACAAAAACTCCTGAAAAGTGTCTGGctgtgaacaacaacaacaataacaataaacctggaaaaaaccaaaaacaaaaatctggaaTGAGTCTTTGTCCTCAGAGACTGATGGACGACTTGGAATTTCAGAACTGTGATGAGCTTGGAATTTTTAAGTTCACAGGCTAGTAGTTACTTTATCTTGGGCTAGTTTTAGCCTTCAGGAACAAGCAGTCATTCCTTGCCCCACTGTGTATCTGTGATTAAAATGACATGACTGCTCCATGGTGTGGGTAAgaggaaggtttttattgtagagagaaacagccagaggcatctgtaAGAGttcacaggaaagaaagaagactgaagatgGCTAGGGCTACCtgtgagagagggaagaacagcaTGGGTCAGAGACTAGAGAAAACtgagagaggcaggagaagcaCATAGGGGAAACAGTGAGGATACCAGGGTTAGAAGGAGACTGAGTAGCTACGGAGAGGGAAACCGGGAGCAGTAGGAATTTAGGTCAGGATGCTAGCTTTGGTTTTGAAATGTGTAACAGGTATGCTGATAGGCACCATAGGTAGGCATATGTCCGTTCTGCCAGAAGGGAGATAACCCCTTTTGGTAAATGGGGGAACCagcttcacaagttcctgaggaatgttGGCTTTTATTTAACTGCCAGGAATTCTCCTATAGTCCATGTTGAATTCATTTCTGGATATTCAAACTGCCCTTTGGAGTTGGGaattggagtttcctttggatGTGACAATCTGAAGTAACACcatgtgataataataataaagcctcTTAAAAGCTATTAACTTAGCAGAACATTAGCTTCTTACTAATCCAAGAGCTGGGAATGTCATCAGATAAGATCTTGGGACTATAGAATACTCTCCCCTTCCCATCTCAATGTATCTGTCTTTTGGGTGTACTCATTAATGTATTTTAAGGTTGCCTTGATTTATCGTTGTTTtgtaaaactataaataaataaataaataaataaatactttatgaaACTGCTTCCACTTGGAACATAGAATTTGGGGTCCTCAAAATCCAAGTTCCTTGGGCCATAAACATTCAAAATAACTCCAGAATAAACTCTTATCCCTTTTAAGATGAGAATTGTGGTTTTATTtcacacagcaacaacaaaaccaaacaaattcaCAAACATATTCAAATTCAGACTTCATAAGGTATATGGTGTGTGTTTATACTTCCACCTACTTCAGAGGCAGCGACAGGATGTCAGCTAGACAGCCTAGTGCTGGATCACCTCAGAAACCCATCTCCCTAGGCCATTTGAGAAAGTTTTACTGTAGGCAAATAGAGCTCATCTTCATGTGGCCATCTTTCTGATTCTAATAAACTCTAAATTTACATTGTTGAACACTGTGAAATACTACAGGAAAGTGGCTTTGTTTTGACTCCGTTTCCATTCCTTTAAAAGTAACATGGAATCATGCTTTGAAAGTAGttttaataatacaaaatacGGAAGCATAAGACTGTTATTTTTGTATAAGTCCTTAAAGTGTACTTTAAAAAACGGCTCAAATGAGGTCGTAGTGacattaaacaatatttttattctgaatttttttttttgttatttcgtATTACACGTGGAAATTGGAGGCAAAGAAGACTCGAGACTCAGCAACTTTAATTTTACCTGTCGACTTGTGAGCTGAGAAACACTAAAAACAACTAGATCCTAGCAGAGGTtggaaaaaagcaaacagaactGTTGGCCCACACGTCACCTTTTAAACTCCAGACAACCTCAGCAGCTGGCACAGCACATCCGAGCCCCTCCTCCAGAAACGACGCGTTGTAAAATGCGCCGGGACCGGAAGTGACGCCAAGCCTGCGACAGCAGCGCCGGCCGCTACGGAAGCGGGGTTCTGTTGCTGCAGAGACGGCCGGCTGTCGCTGATGGTTGTAGCGGGAGGACCATGACGGGGAAGAAGTCTTCCCGGGAGAAGCGGCGCAAGCGGAGTGGGCAGGAGGCAGCCGCGGCGCTCGCGGCCCCGGACCTGGTGCCCGTGTTGAGCGGGAGCGCGGGTGGGTGCGGGAGCGGCGGCTGCTGCGGGGTCGCCGGCAGCGGGACGAGTGTGGCAGGTGGCGCGGAACGAAGCGAGCGCCGAAAGCGGAGGAGCACCGATTCGTCCTCCAGCGTCTCGGGCTCCCTGCAGCAGGTGCGTGCCTCGCCCCACGCCGCCTCCCGGAGCTGCGGCCCCTCAGAAGAGCCGGGCTGCAGAGCCGCGCGGGCGCGGGCAGAAACTCATTGTTAGAGCCTGGGTCCCTTGGGCCGCCGGTACTATTCTGAGTCCTTTTGAACCCGTTCCCATGTATTGAACTTCCAAGTTTCTGGATTTACTGATCAGTACCCCTTCCCCATTAAACTTTCGCGGTTTCTTTTACTTGTGGGTTTCCCCGATCTCCTTAGAGGATCTGTGGGTCGGGAAGTAGTTACAAATGCCGGTGTAAGCACTGATCATCCTTACCTCTTAAATGGATTCTTGATTATTTTCACAttacacacatattaaaaaaaaaaaaaaacccacaacaacaaACCCCTGAGACCCAAGTTCAGGAGTTTTACCCACAGTCACAATCGCAAGAATTTCATAGTTCCTACATTTGAATTCAGTATCTGGGACAAAATGTGTTTCTTATGCATCATCACACTGCCGCGATACCACTATTTAAAACAGTAGTTTGTAACTTACTATAAAACAGATGAATGTGTTCTTAAAAATCATCGAACACAGAAGTAAAGGCAGGAGTTGAAAGCCCTTCGACTGCCACTTGGTATGTATACCTTCTGTGGATATATAGTCACTTTTCATTGATTACTTTTACGGATGTAATTGGGTATTTTCCCGTATTGAATGAATCTCCTTCCATACATGTTGTGTTTTAGGTGTCCCAGTATACTCGTATCTTTATTGATGAAATTTAGGTTTTCAGTTTTATTGATTTTACATACAATACCTTCTGGAACATACTGTTCATAGATCTTGTGCAAGAATTACATAGCTTGGACTTACAGAAGTGAAAATTACAGTGTCAAaagtatttacattaaaaaagcaATGAATTCCTCTTTGCATACCGGCATCATATGCAATATTGGCCAAATGCTTCATGTTCGTGCCTCTTGGGCTTCACAGCACAAATGAACTAAACCCTAGATATGCGAATCCAaactattttcttaaaataaaacagacatatTGAAATAGAACCAAATGCCCTTAAAGCAAGACTTCACTGATTTATAGTTGAAATAGTATGGGTATTCATCTCTGCCAGTCTTCACAAGCATGTTATCTTCCTaccatccctccccctcccccacgagtgtggccctggctagcctggaacctgCTGTGTATATGCTTCATAGACTCTGTTGGCCTCAGAGTTAgcatccatcctcctgcctctggccttGGAAtgcagacatcacaggtgtgcctCACCCCCCATccctgttggtttttttgttttttgtttttgttttttccttttcttttttagagaGCTGTCAGACCATGTAAttattacttgtttgttttttgtttttgagtcagggcctcACTAGTCTGGaacttcaaaaaatttttttttgcctgcctctgtcttctgagtacctgcctctgtcttctgagtactcggattacaggcatgtgccagctCACTTGGCTGACAttgttttaatatgtattttcccGATGAGTAGTGGTACTGAACAttcctacatttttatttacccTTTGATTCCTTGTGTAGTTGTATAgattcttgttttttcttttattcagtgTTTCACTGAAAAGTCTCAAACATATTTCAGTTAAgtgttttaaacttttgtttagCGTTTACAGCAAATGTTAGTATAACTCGATTTAAAGCAGTGCTTCTACCGTCCTAATGCTGCGACTCTTTAACAGTTCTTCATGTtttggtgactcccaaccataaaattattttccttgttacttcataactgtaattttgccactattattgtaaatatgtgtgttttcccatggtcttaggtaaccctgtgaaaaggtcattagATCACTCCCCCAGGGGTCTTGACCTACAAGTTGACACCTGCTGGTTTAAAGTGTGTTGGAgcgtttgattttttttttttttttttttgtagccagAGCTAgtattatttcctttgttttccagattttgtgttttggaagattgtaaaatttatgaaaattattctgtatttttaaaatacttaacacattatttcacatttattcatttaatggtACACGTACCACACAATGCatgtggagtcagaggacaactcacagGTATTCTTTCCAACACAAGGGTTCCAAAGAATTGAGCTCTCATGTTAGGATGGTGACCAGCACCTTCACCAACTCACCTGCGCTTGCCAACTCTTTTCTCATaggttttatatttaaaacagtttagttataaaaaatttattcacctttattttatgtgctttgatgttttgcctgcatgtatgtctgtgtgagaatgtCAGATCTtggatttacagacagttgtgagctgccatgtggatgctgggatttgaacccaggtcctccggtCAGTTCCCTTagccactgagttatctctccagccccttctaatacttttttaatattaaaattatttatttattttttttaatgtgcattgatgttttgcctgcatggttGTCTgggtgagggtatcagatcttggagttccaggcagttgtgagctgccatatgaaGAGAGCTcccatcctctggaagaacagcaagtgctctcaactgctgagccatctctctagactcaTACTTTTTAACATTACAAGTTTAAATTAGGACTTGTGGATTCAACTACTTATATGGTTTTCTCCTAGCTAGTCACATTATTTGTTATTAGTCATTTCTGTAATATTTCTGCACACGATGAATTTTGACATTTTTagcacttttttttgttgttgttcattctGTATTATCAAAGTATAGGATAGTGTTAAATAGTAGTTAGGTAATGGGCATTCTcttcccattttgtttttaaagcatgaCTCCgtctcccctctgtcctctctccctcttcctctcttctttcccttctgtaTTGAACCTGTTAGGCAAATGCTCTCGCACTGAGTTACACATCCAGTTCTAGTGGGAACAGTAATAGTGTTGTACCAATAAGTGTATCTGTGATAGAATGTGACGGTAACTTTGCTCAGGtcaagaaaatgtcttcaactcTTGGTTCTATGGATTTAGTTTTCTCTTGTGGCGTCTTGGCATGGTGTTGATGTGATTGTATCAGCTAGTTAGTGTAATTATGTTGTTTAAGTATTGGTAGGTTAGTTGATAGTAAACTATATGTGCTATCTTGGGAAAAGCCCTCTTTTGTGTGTTGGACTTATGTGTTATGTTTTTACTTTGGGGTagatacttttgtttatttttagagacaagacctcTATTTGTGTTCCTGGCTGTCTTGATGTTCAGTATCcaaagatctgccttcctctgcctcctgagtgctggtgtaCATCATAAGTTAGGTTAGCCTATAGTTTCAGTTTTTGTAGTGAATTGagtttatatatatttgatagtAGTTCGTAATTTTTCCTTATAAGCTTATCAAAGCTTTTCAGGCttaattggtttttgttttcagtcAAGGTGTCACTATGAacccctgactatcctggaactcatttcataggttagcctggccttgaactcacagatatatttgcctctccctcccaagtgctgggattaaaggtatacaccttCAAGCTTACcctaaaaagaaattttaagagtctgagatggctcagtgggactGCACAAACCTTACACCCAAGTTCCATCCTTGAAAGTGTTGGGAAAGGAGAAAATCTACTCTCAAAAGTTGCCCTTCAACCTCTACATGTGAAAAACTCACATATGATATACTCAcctaataacaataaaaaattttaaattgaaaaaagaaaattaaaaattatagatcTCTCCTGCTTTCCCACCCCATTTGGACTTTCAAATTTGTATCTGATAAGCGTGTGTACTTGTTAATAGTGTGGTATGGTGTAGtgtggggaaggaaagagaaaagactgTCTTACACAGAATGTATACAACATGAGACCTAGTCTATAAAATTCATCTTGCTAATGGTAAACAAAGTTGAAATCTCATACTGGATGCAGAGAACCTAGCTCCATGGCTGTTATAATCTAGGAAAGATTATGGCCAGCGTTTTGATAGTAGATTTAGAAAGACTGACTAGTTATGGGAGATAGAAATAAAATTGTCAGACATGCCTTAAACTACTTGAATCTTTTGATATATGATTAAATCATATAACAGTTTGAAAATGATAGCTTGTGGTTGGAATATGGCTTTGTAATTATGGTTTGTAACATTTcctgctgttttgtttctttatatgaGTTTAAGTAGAATGACAAAGCATTTCTAGCTTTTGAATGAATGACCCATGAAAGAATCTCCTAGTTCTTCAAGTCTAAAATTTTAGGAAGTGGTACATTTTGATTTGTGAATTCTGAGATACGATTTTCTTTTATTACAACTCCTTCAGCTAACTGCAGTGTGGAGAGTAACATTAAAAAGTGATGAAAAACTAGATTTTCTTCTGACTTTAGATAGACAGTTGTGCAAATAAAGGAATTTAGAAGTGCCTAATGAAGAGTGAATAAGTGTCATATGTGCATTCAAAgtgtttaatattatttaatgattctttatttctttacttgtAGGAAACCAAGTATCTTTTACCAAGTCTGGAAAAAGAATTATTCTTGGCAGAACACAGTGATCTTGAAGAAGGTGGACTGGATCTGACTGTCTCATTAAAACCTGTTAGTTTCTATATATCAGACAAAAAAGAAATGCTGCAGCAGTGCTTCTGTATAATAGGAgaaaagaagttacagaagatGCTTCCTGATGTGCTGAAGGTACTTTCCTGCACTGGTAGGCTGCACACATGGAGAAACAGCCTTCGTTTGTAGCAGTCATTTCATTGAATGTACTGAGTGGTTGGATGTTCTAATCTGAAACAAGTTACTTGAAAGAATTCAAGGAAGAAAATTTAGAGAACCTTAAATggtcttatatatatatataagtatttttttttttaaagaaaaatgtttagacAAGACATTTATTGACCCCATGGAAATAATTCAGTTATTTCCCAGTAGTGGCACTAATTGGAGTTATAAAGAATATTATGCTGCTATGTAACAAACCACAGTAGTTTGTAGTAGCTTATGCTTCATCATGTCGATAGGTTTTTTTACGTATATATTTCTGAAAACTTAAGGAAAATATGTCATATTCTGATTTTATGGTTTTACAAAGCCCAAACTAAGCCTAAGGGCAAGTATCTCATATAGTCACACCTTGAAGATTTAAATCTTTACAAGAATTACACGAGGTAAATAGACTACATTTAAAAGTGTCTGGAAGACGGACTTTTAGTTCAGTTTTTGCTTCTAATAAACATGATCTTATACATTCCTTCAAATCTCTGAAATATTCATGTCAACTGACagcttttcagattttatcccataAATTCATGTGAATATATTCTTGaggcttttatttgtttgattataAGATTTTGCtaattcaaatttttttttataattgcaGTTTTCCAGTTTATATTGGAGCTATAGTAcataaatgcaattttttttaaatgtcattttctttagAACTGTTCagtagaagaaattaaaaaactaTGCCAGGAACAATTAGAgctcctgtctgaaaaaaaaatcttgaagatTCTTGAGGGTAAGAATGAATATTTCTATATTCTGCAAACTTATTAAGTGGTTCTGTGCATAAATACTGagggtttctttctcttgcttgaatgtgactttaatttctttattgagGAATCACTGAAGAATATCTTTACTTCTGTCTGTACTGGAAAATATAATGTACGTATCTGAATAGAACTTCTAAGAAAACACCAAATTTGATATATACTTTTCCTTAACTAATATATAGATGAGtccatgtttatataatataataaaatgaaaaatttttaaaaattatcagaaatattgtaaaaaaatcaagaagttatattttctttaaaataaataaaacattttctactttattttctttataacttaTAATGAGCTATTGCATATTTCTCCTGTTCCACCAATACCTAGATGCAATGTTAGAATTGTTTGTAACTTTCCAGCGCTTATTTCTTCCCAAATAAGATTATTATTTGTTACTGATAACTTTTAGAATTTtgaattttcaagtattttttggtttgatttggaagagaggatttttttcatttgcattactgaagaaacaaaaagcagATATATTGAATTTCcagagactgatttttttttttttttttaaattgtaacatagtggggttggagagattgGTCAGTAGTTAAGattggagtttggttcccagcaccgatgtaactccagctccaggagatttgaTATTATCTTCTAGCCTTTGTAGGCGTCCTCCcactgtacacaaacacacaaataaaaatacaataaatgatTTAATGGAATTTGTAATTCtggaaaaaatatacatatacacatatatgtatatagtctgttatgtatgtatacattcttgtatgtatgtaataGGTAAAGAgaagataatgaaaaaaaaaaaaaaaacatttacaatATAACACTtgaacctggagagatggcttaggggttaggagtacttgttgctcttctagagtatctgagtttggtttctaaCACCCACATTGAGTGGCTTACTGCCATCTGTAATAccacttctgtcctctgtggacacctgcacGTGTGTACCTATttacacacagattcacacatacatacacataaacaaaatcaatcttaaaaaaaaatacaagtaatagaaaaatattttgtaagttTCTTTACCTGTATCTTTTTTAAAGATGGCGCTTTTTATATACTGGTAAAGTAATTTTATGAGCATGTTTTCagtagttcattttttttttataaggtgACAATGGTTTGGACTCTGatatggaagaggaggcagatgaTGGCTGTAAGGTGGCTCCTGATTTAATCAGTCAGTAAGTTAAAACACAAACactttgattttcatttaatttttttgctaTTCCTTTGAAgattcctgttttgaaaaaaaaagtgtgtgtgtgtgtgtgtgtgtgtgtgtgtgtgtgtgtgtgtgtatgtgtatatatgcatgcatgtgtgtgtgagtatattgtCACATGTGGGTAaggagaggccagaggaagacatcagatttcctggagctggagttgcaagtggttgtgagctgcctaaagtggatgctgggagccaaatttggatcctttggaagaacaagaaATGTTCCTAACTGCTAAGCTGTCTTTCCAGCCTCTCTGAAGATTATGATTGTTTTTctgactcagtgtgtgtgtgtatgtatgagaacttttatatatctttatataaaagTTCATTTGtcctatttatttttacatgtatgtttatatgtatattgttgtaaatatgtataattggAATATTTTGATGATAAAAAGTACTTGACATTTTGAGAACCATTGCCAATGGGCAGTAGCATAATAAATACTACATATTTAAGCTGAAGTCGAAGAAACTCAAATCTAAGAAAAACCtgagaaagatttttaaagtgtAGACACAACATCTGTGTTACTTGGCTGCCTTGAGAGGGACAGTCTTAGTTACGTTGTACATCTTGCTTTACGTCATTTGACAGCACAGAAAAtgttcatatttcatatttttaatatactatTAAAATACTTTGTGTTAGTCTTTTATGTACTATAGAAATTACATATTACtcagtttatttggtttaagTATTTATTAAACCTGTTATTTTTtagtacttttaaatttcttcttccatccccttttctttcttcctctttcccccttttcttcctttttcttctgttcctttctcattttttaaaattttagtgccaggaattgaactcagagccttacACATGCTAGGAATCTCTGTACCACCAAGGTATATTCCTAGCCctcaatttctttgttttatttcttgatgtTACTTTTAGAACCTTGAATTAAGCTTTTGCTTGATTGCTTTTACTTTCCTTTTATTCAATCCCTTCCATTTTGAAGGTATTATTAAGGTTAAATTCTTTGCTGTCTCATACCTAAACACTggtgttatctttttttttttttagtgtggaAGCTATTTAATGATTGGCTAGTTATAAAAGAGacatagtctttttaaaaaaaaatacagtaacatCATTAGCTTTGAATAACAACCTTACAACATACATAGTATCATTAGCTTTGTATAACAACCTTACAACGTACATAGGAAACATAGTAACAGtaaggggttagagagatggctcagtgcttataagcactggctgctcttctacaaGACCTAGGTTTGAATCCTGACTCCAGGGGCTCCAACATCTTCTTCTCACCTCCATGAATACCAGTCAAGCATGTGGTGCATGGATATGGATGCATGCAAAtcactcatattcataaaaggaAACTAAGCACAAAATTGGAAGGGCTAGCTATTGATTTTAGCCCAGTGGTCATGTACTTGCTTACTATGAACTAGACCTGCAGTGTAACCCCTAGAACCAAAACAACATTTAGTACTTTTGAATTATAATGGAAAAGTTTTACATAGCTACAAAGCCAGAGTCATAAAGAACTCATTGTGTGATCTAGACAGATAACATAAACTTTTTGTTATGTGCTGTCACATAGAGCAAGCAATTGCAAACACAGGCTGAGCACCTCTAATCCA
Above is a window of Arvicanthis niloticus isolate mArvNil1 chromosome 5, mArvNil1.pat.X, whole genome shotgun sequence DNA encoding:
- the Caap1 gene encoding caspase activity and apoptosis inhibitor 1 isoform X7, with the protein product MTGKKSSREKRRKRSGQEAAAALAAPDLVPVLSGSAGGCGSGGCCGVAGSGTSVAGGAERSERRKRRSTDSSSSVSGSLQQETKYLLPSLEKELFLAEHSDLEEGGLDLTVSLKPVSFYISDKKEMLQQCFCIIGEKKLQKMLPDVLKARCLYRFYFIPEREQTIRRFGIKTRQRGR
- the Caap1 gene encoding caspase activity and apoptosis inhibitor 1 isoform X1; its protein translation is MTGKKSSREKRRKRSGQEAAAALAAPDLVPVLSGSAGGCGSGGCCGVAGSGTSVAGGAERSERRKRRSTDSSSSVSGSLQQETKYLLPSLEKELFLAEHSDLEEGGLDLTVSLKPVSFYISDKKEMLQQCFCIIGEKKLQKMLPDVLKNCSVEEIKKLCQEQLELLSEKKILKILEGDNGLDSDMEEEADDGCKVAPDLISQQDACIDSTSSLRENKQSEGLESKQGKGEDSDVLSINADAYDSDIEGPSNEEAAAANAAPAATAAAASEVPENTVQSAAGHIDDLERDIEKSVNEILGLAESSPKELKVATLTVPPPEDVQPSAQQLELLELEMRARAIKALMKAGDIRKPV
- the Caap1 gene encoding caspase activity and apoptosis inhibitor 1 isoform X2 — its product is MTGKKSSREKRRKRSGQEAAAALAAPDLVPVLSGSAGGCGSGGCCGVAGSGTSVAGGAERSERRKRRSTDSSSSVSGSLQQETKYLLPSLEKELFLAEHSDLEEGGLDLTVSLKPVSFYISDKKEMLQQCFCIIGEKKLQKMLPDVLKNCSVEEIKKLCQEQLELLSEKKILKILEGDNGLDSDMEEEADDGCKVAPDLISQQDACIDSTSSLRENKQSEGLESKQDGSLDLRSNSLSFKISASV
- the Caap1 gene encoding caspase activity and apoptosis inhibitor 1 isoform X3, with protein sequence MTGKKSSREKRRKRSGQEAAAALAAPDLVPVLSGSAGGCGSGGCCGVAGSGTSVAGGAERSERRKRRSTDSSSSVSGSLQQETKYLLPSLEKELFLAEHSDLEEGGLDLTVSLKPVSFYISDKKEMLQQCFCIIGEKKLQKMLPDVLKNCSVEEIKKLCQEQLELLSEKKILKILEGDNGLDSDMEEEADDGCKVAPDLISQQDACIDSTSSLRENKQSEGLESKQGLQTTLTNSG
- the Caap1 gene encoding caspase activity and apoptosis inhibitor 1 isoform X6, which encodes MTGKKSSREKRRKRSGQEAAAALAAPDLVPVLSGSAGGCGSGGCCGVAGSGTSVAGGAERSERRKRRSTDSSSSVSGSLQQETKYLLPSLEKELFLAEHSDLEEGGLDLTVSLKPVSFYISDKKEMLQQCFCIIGEKKLQKMLPDVLKARCLYRFYFIPEREQTIRRFGIKTRWLFRPEKQFSFI
- the Caap1 gene encoding caspase activity and apoptosis inhibitor 1 isoform X4, whose amino-acid sequence is MTGKKSSREKRRKRSGQEAAAALAAPDLVPVLSGSAGGCGSGGCCGVAGSGTSVAGGAERSERRKRRSTDSSSSVSGSLQQETKYLLPSLEKELFLAEHSDLEEGGLDLTVSLKPVSFYISDKKEMLQQCFCIIGEKKLQKMLPDVLKARCLYRFYFIPEREQTIRRFGIKTRHLQVLLKAAVQVPAIPCLHGRSDACGCLQGEYRTWNRLSS
- the Caap1 gene encoding caspase activity and apoptosis inhibitor 1 isoform X5; amino-acid sequence: MTGKKSSREKRRKRSGQEAAAALAAPDLVPVLSGSAGGCGSGGCCGVAGSGTSVAGGAERSERRKRRSTDSSSSVSGSLQQETKYLLPSLEKELFLAEHSDLEEGGLDLTVSLKPVSFYISDKKEMLQQCFCIIGEKKLQKMLPDVLKARCLYRFYFIPEREQTIRRFGIKTRVTDNVNKLWLECIG